In a genomic window of Magnolia sinica isolate HGM2019 chromosome 14, MsV1, whole genome shotgun sequence:
- the LOC131225994 gene encoding 3'-5' exonuclease-like → MAHIPESLKSFLSDSSAIFVGAGVDRDVTNLRNDYGLIVSNVVDLQPLAMTLKDSPFFGSKLPGLQNMAWVFVGLRMEKPSDVTMSNWEDKELSREQIKYACIDAYASYKIGYKLLVGSEGGVGLGWRLLKLMVYCVGLGWRLRKLMVYLVGIWIALDWFF, encoded by the coding sequence ATggcccatattccagagtcactCAAGAGCTTTCTAAGTGACTCAAGTGCTATTTTCGTTGGAGCAGGTGTTGATAGAGATGTAACCAACCTTAGGAATGACTATGGGCTCATTGTATCCAATGTTGTGGACCTTCAACCATTGGCCATGACCCTCAAGGACTCCCCCTTCTTCGGCAGTAAACTGCCTGGATTGCAAAATATGGCGTGGGTATTCGTTGGTCTTCGAATGGAGAAACCGTCTGATGTTACAATGAGTAATTGGGAAGACAAGGAGCTTAGTCGTGAACAGATTAAATATGCCTGCATTGATGCTTATGCTTCGTATAAAATCGGATATAAGTTACTTGTTGGAAGTGAAGGGGGTGTTGGATTGGGATGGAGATTGCTGAAACTAATGGTGTATTGTGTTGGATTGGGATGGAGATTGCGGAAACTAATGGTGTATTTGGTTGGGATTTGGATTGCTTTGGATTGGTTTTTCTAA
- the LOC131226206 gene encoding uncharacterized protein LOC131226206 has product MAKKPVPEIDDELFDEVYGKAYTGPPGLTANNAQEKANSNKRPNASANANAESEEEDEPHDPNAVPTDFTSREAKAWVARAKATERNWKKRKEEEMICKICGQSGHFTQGCPSTLGASRRSQDLFQRVPARDKHIRALFTEKVIHRIEKEAGCKFRMEEKFIIISAKDDSSLTKGVDAVHKVIQDEEKAKAAGSSASHRTRSRSPDRSPVGPQLRRSESQRSHSHHSPRKPPQVQPKAFKQERVIEDHLREDLKQMSRRSPQAYGNDGARGRPSHSRSPPRSAFTADAFGSYDGHTQNAGMPKTENWDTERRGADAHSGRKFEFPAYPQTLEELEMEFKREAMEFGRIRDKEEDEENYKHRETTRELRETYMKKLAILRGMHAKQWEEFLQLNMQRQQRAHQHVSAPSYDTYNQPNYPDYDRSSGNPHYMGANVPMELRGRYPYPVENYSSSRPPHDSYSEFQRQRHEDYGKTYNRY; this is encoded by the exons ATGGCAAAGAAACCTGTCCCAGAAATAGATGATGAACTTTTTGACGAAGTTTATGGAAAGGCATATACCGGTCCACCTGGTTTAACTGCTAACAATGCACAAGAGAAAGCAAACTCAAATAAAAGGCCCAATGCAAGTGCAAATGCTAATgctgagtctgaggaagaagatgagccaCACGATCCGAATGCTGTTCCCACTGATTTTACTAGTAGGGAAGCTAAAGCATGGGTAGCTAGAGCCAAGGCTACTGAAAGAAActggaagaaaaggaaggaggaagAAATGATCTGCAAAATATGTGGACAATCGGGTCATTTTACACAG GGTTGTCCATCTACGCTTGGAGCAAGTCGCAGGTCCCAAGATCTTTTCCAAAGGGTGCCCGCAAGAGATAAGCATATCAGGGCTCTTTTTACAGAAAAAGTAATCCACCGGATTGAAAAGGAAGCTGGTTGCAAATTCAGAATGGAGGAGAAGTTTATAATCATCAGTGCCAAAGATGACTCAAGCTTAACAAAAGGCGTCGATGCTGTGCACAAAGTGATTCAGGATGAGGAAAAAGCTAAGGCAGCGGGTTCTTCGGCTTCTCACAGGACCCGATCCAGATCCCCTGATAGAAGCCCCGTGGGTCCTCAGTTGAGGCGCTCGGAATCCCAAAGGTCTCACTCTCATCATAGTCCCAGAAAACCCCCACAGGTCCAACCGAAGGCCTTTAAACAGGAAAGAGTTATTGAAGATCATCTGCGTGAGGATCTGAAGCAGATGTCAAGGAGGTCACCACAAG CTTATGGTAATGACGGAGCTAGGGGTCGCCCAAGCCATTCGAGATCTCCACCACGCTCTGCTTTCACTGCCGATGCGTTTGGTTCATATGACGGCCATACTCAGAATGCTGGGATGCCTAAAACTGAAAACTGGGATACTGAGAGGCGTGGGGCAGACGCCCATTCTGGCCGTAAGTTTGAATTCCCTGCTTATCCGCAGACATTGGAAGAACTAGAAATGGAATTTAAGAGGGAGGCAATGGAATTTGGAAGAATCCGTGACAAGGAAGAGGATGAAGAAAACTACAAGCACCGTGAG ACCACCAGAGAACTGAGAGAGACTTACATGAAGAAACTGGCCATACTAAGGGGCATGCATGCAAAGCAATGGGAAGAGTTTCTTCAACTTAACATGCAAAGGCAGCAAAGGGCCCACCAGCATGTGTCGGCGCCAAGCTACGATACGTATAACCAACCGAATTATCCAGATTACGACCGCTCATCTGGGAATCCTCATTACATGGGAGCTAATGTGCCAATGGAATTGAGAGGCAGATACCCATATCCCGTTGAGAATTATTCGAGTTCGAGGCCCCCCCATGATTCCTACAGCGAGTTTCAGCGTCAGAGACATGAGGACTATGGGAAGACATACAACCGATATTGA